Proteins from a single region of Nomascus leucogenys isolate Asia chromosome 2, Asia_NLE_v1, whole genome shotgun sequence:
- the ZNF646 gene encoding zinc finger protein 646 → MEDTPASLSCSDCQRHFPSLPELSRHRELLHPSPNQDSEEADSIPRPYRCQQCGRGYRHPGSLVNHRRTHETGLFPCTTCGKDFSNPMALKSHMRTHTPEGRRRHRPPRPKEATPRLQGETVSTDSWGQRLGSSEGWENQTKHTEETPDCESVPDPRAASGTWEDLPTRQREGLASHPGPEDGAESWGPSTNSARAPPLPIPASSLLSNLEQYLAESVVNFTGGQEPTQSPPAEEERRYKCSQCGKTYKHAGSLTNHRQSHTLGIYPCAICFKEFSNLMALKNHSRLHAQYRPYHCPHCPRAFRLPRELLEHQQSHEGERQETPWEEKGMPTTNGHTDDSSQDQLPSAQMLNGSAELSTSGELEDSGLEEYRPFHCGDCGRTYRHAGSLINHRKSHQTGVYPCSLCSKQLFNAAALKNHVRAHHRPRQGVGENGQPSVPPAPLLLAETTHKEEEDPTTTLDHRPYKCSECGRAYRHRGSLVNHRHSHRTGEYQCSLCPRKYPNLMALRNHVRVHCKAARRSADIGAEGAPSHLKVELPPDPVEAEAAPHTDQDHVCKHEEEATDITPAADRTAAHICSNCGLLFEDPESLERHGLTHGAGEKENSRTETTVSPPRAFACRDCGKSYRHSGSLINHRQTHQTGDFSCGACAKHFHTMAAMKNHLRRHSRRRSRRHWKRAGGASGGGEAKLLAAESWTRELEDNEGLESPQDPSGESPHGAEGNLESDGDCLQAESEGDNCGLERGETHFQGDKESGGTGEGLERKDARLLDNLDIPGEEGGGTRFCDGLTGVDEDQKPATGQPNSSSHSANAVTGWQAGAAHTCSDCGHSFPHATGLLSHRPCHPPGIYQCSLCPKEFDSLTALRSHFQNHRPGEATSAQPFLCCLCGMIFPGRAGYRLHRRQAHSSSSMTEGSEEEGEEEGVAEAAPARSPPLQLSEAELLNQLQREVEALDSAGYGHICGCCGQTYDDLGSLERHHQSQSSGTTADKAPSPLGVAGDATEMVVDSVLEDIVNSVSGEGGDAKSQEGAGTPLGDGLCIQGGESLLEAQPRPFRCNQCGKTYRHGGSLVNHRKIHQTGDFLCPVCSRCYPNLAAYRNHLRNHPRCKGSEPQVRPIPEAAGSSEQQVGPIPESSSSKPQHVAEEGPGQAEVEKLQEELKVEPLEEVARVKEEVWEETTVKGEEIEPRLETAEKGCQTEASSERPFSCEVCGRSYKHAGSLINHRQSHQTGHFGCQACSKGFSNLMSLKNHRRIHADPRRFRCSECGKTFRLRKQLASHQRVHMERRGGGGTRKATREDRPFRCGQCGRTYRHAGSLLNHRRSHETGQYSCPTCPKTYSNRMALKDHQRLHSENRRRRAGRSRRTAVRCALCGRGFPGRGSLERHLREHEEETEREPANGQGGLDGTAASEVNLAGSQGLEAQLGGAEPVPHLEDGVSRPGERSQSPIRAASSEAPEPLSWDAGKAGGWPVGGGLGNHSGGWVPQFLTRSEEPEDSIHRSPCHTGDCQLNGPTLSHMDSWDNRDNSSQLQPGSHSSSCSQCGKTYCQSGSLLNHNTHKTDRHYCLLCSKEFLNPVATKSHSHNHIDAQTFACPDCGKAFESHQELASHLQAHARGHSQVPAQMEEARDPKAGTGEDQVVLPGQGKAREAPSETPRGPGESVETARGGQAVTSMAAEDKERPFRCTQCGRSYRHAGSLLNHQKAHTTGLYPCSLCPKLLPNLLSLKNHSRTHTDPKRHCCSICGKAFRTAARLEGHRRVHAPREGPFTCPRCPRHFRRRISFVQHQQQHQEWTVAGSGAPVAPATGRGDLPLPPPPTPTTPLLDPSPQWPADLSFSL, encoded by the exons ATGGAGGACACACCCGCCTCACTCAGCTGTTCGGACTGTCAGCGCCACTTTCCCAGCCTCCCAGAGCTCTCTCGGCACCGAGAACTACTCCATCCATCTCCCAACCAGGACAGTGAGGAGGCTGACAGCATCCCTCGGCCCTACCGTTGTCAGCAGTGTGGGCGGGGCTACCGTCACCCCGGGAGCCTGGTCAACCATCGTCGGACCCACGAGACTGGCCTTTTCCCCTGTACCACCTGTGGCAAGGACTTCTCCAATCCGATGGCTCTCAAGAGCCATATGAGGACTCATACTCCTGAGGGCCGCCGCAGGCACAGGCCCCCACGCCCCAAGGAAGCCACTCCACGCCTCCAGGGTGAGACGGTGTCCACTGACTCCTGGGGCCAAAGGCTTGGCTCTAGTGAAGGCTGGGAAAACCAGACAAAACATACAGAAGAGACACCTGACTGTGAATCTGTACCTGACCCCAGGGCAGCTTCGGGTACGTGGGAAGATCTGCCCACCAGACAAAGAGAAGGCTTGGCAAGCCACCCAGGTCCTGAGGATGGTGCAGAGAGCTGGGGACCCTCCACTAACTCTGCCAGAGcccctcctctccccatcccaGCCAGCAGCCTCCTTAGCAACTTGGAGCAGTATCTGGCTGAATCAGTAGTGAACTTCACAGGAGGCCAGGAGCCCACCCAGTCCCCTCCTGCCGAGGAGGAGCGGCGGTACAAATGTAGTCAGTGTGGCAAGACCTACAAGCACGCCGGGAGCCTCACCAACCACCGCCAGAGCCACACGCTGGGCATCTACCCCTGTGCCATCTGTTTCAAGGAGTTCTCTAACCTCATGGCTCTGAAGAACCACTCTCGACTGCACGCCCAGTATCGGCCTTACCACTGTCCCCACTGCCCCCGTGCCTTCCGGCTCCCCCGGGAGCTGCTGGAACACCAGCAGTCCCATGAGGGTGAAAGGCAGGAGACACCCTGGGAGGAGAAAGGGATGCCCACCACCAATGGGCACACAGACGACAGCAGCCAGGACCAGCTCCCCAGTGCACAGATGCTGAATGGCTCTGCGGAGCTCAGCACCTCTGGGgagctggaggacagtggcctggAGGAATACCGACCTTTCCACTGTGGGGACTGTGGCCGTACTTACCGCCATGCTGGGAGCCTCATCAACCATCGAAAGAGCCACCAGACAGGTGTCTACCCCTGCTCACTCTGTTCTAAGCAACTGTTCAATGCGGCTGCCCTCAAAAATCATGTGCGGGCTCATCACAGGCCCAGGCAAGGAGTTGGGGAAAATGGACAGCCATCAGTCCCACCAGCTCCCCTGCTGCTGGCTGAGACCACCCACAAAGAGGAAGAGGACCCCACCACCACCCTGGACCATCGGCCCTATAAGTGCAGTGAGTGTGGTCGTGCTTACCGCCACCGGGGGAGCCTGGTGAACCATCGCCACAGCCATCGGACTGGAGAGTACCAGTGCTCACTCTGTCCCCGCAAGTACCCCAATCTCATGGCCCTGCGCAACCACGTGCGGGTACATTGCAAGGCTGCTCGCCGAAGTGCAGACATCGGGGCTGAGGGTGCCCCCAGCCACCTCAAGGTAGAACTCCCGCCTGACCcagtggaggcagaggcagccccGCACACAGATCAAGACCATGTGTGCAAACATGAAGAGGAGGCCACGGACATCACCCCAGCAGCAGACAGGACAGCAGCACATATCTGTAGCAACTGTGGGCTGCTCTTTGAAGACCCTGAGAGCCTTGAACGTCATGGCCTGACTCATGGGGCAGGGGAAAAGGAAAATAGCAGGACAGAGACCACAGTGTCACCTCCTAGGGCCTTTGCCTGCCGAGACTGTGGAAAGAGCTATCGCCACTCCGGCAGCCTTATCAACCACAGGCAGACCCACCAGACAGGAGACTTCAGTTGTGGGGCCTGTGCCAAGCACTTCCACACCATGGCTGCCATGAAGAACCACTTGCGCCGGCACAGTCGGCGGCGGAGCAGGCGGCATTGGAAGCGGGCTGGCGGTGCCAGCGGTGGGGGAGAAGCCAAACTCCTGGCAGCAGAGAGCTGGACCCGGGAGCTAGAAGACAATGAAGGCCTGGAGTCTCCCCAAGACCCTTCAGGGGAAAGTCCTCATGGGGCTGAAGGCAACCTGGAAAGTGATGGGGACTGTTTGCAGGCTGAATCTGAAGGGGACAATTGTGGGCTTGAGAGGGGTGAGACCCATTTCCAGGGTGATAAAGAGAGCGGAGGCACTGGGGAAGGACTGGAAAGGAAGGATGCTCGTTTACTTGACAACTTGGACATCCCAGGTGAGGAAGGTGGTGGGACTCGCTTCTGCGATGGCCTCACTGGGGTGGATGAAGACCAGAAGCCAGCCACTGGCCAGCCCAACTCCTCTTCCCACTCTGCCAACGCTGTCACTGGCTGGCAGGCTGGGGCCGCTCACACATGCTCTGACTGTGGGCATTCTTTCCCCCATGCCACTGGCCTGCTGAGCCACAGGCCCTGCCACCCACCAGGCATCTATCAGTGCTCCCTCTGCCCAAAGGAGTTTGACTCTCTGACTGCCCTCCGCAGCCACTTCCAGAACCATAGGCCTGGGGAGGCGACCTCAGCACAGCCTTTCCTCTGCTGCCTCTGCGGCATGATCTTCCCCGGGCGGGCTGGCTACAGGCTTCACCGGCGCCAGGCCCACAGCTCCTCTAGCATGACTGAGGGctcagaggaggagggggaagaggaaggagtggCAGAGGCAGCCCCTGCACGCAGTCCACCACTGCAGCTCTCGGAAGCAGAGCTGCTGAATCAGCTGCAGCGGGAGGTGGAAGCGCTGGACAGTGCAGGGTATGGGCACATCTGTGGCTGCTGCGGTCAGACCTACGATGACCTGGGGAGCCTGGAGCGTCACCACCAAAGTCAGAGTTCTGGGACTACTGCAGACAAGGCTCCCAGCCCCTTGGGAGTGGCAGGTGATGCCACGGAGATGGTCGTGGACAGTGTCTTGGAGGACATAGTGAATTCTGTCTCTGGAGAGGGTGGAGATGCCAAGTCTCAAGAGGGAGCAGGCACCCCCTTGGGAGACGGCCTCTGCATCCAGGGTGGGGAAAGTTTGCTGGAGGCTCAGCCCCGCCCCTTCCGCTGCAACCAGTGTGGCAAGACCTATCGCCATGGAGGCAGCCTGGTGAACCACCGCAAGATCCACCAGACTGGAGACTTTCTCTGCCCTGTCTGCTCCCGCTGCTACCCCAACCTGGCTGCCTACCGTAATCATCTGCGGAACCACCCTCGCTGCAAAGGCTCTGAGCCCCAGGTTAGGCCCATCCCAGAGGCAGCAGGTAGCAGTGAGCAGCAGGTTGGGCCCATCCcagaaagcagcagcagcaagcccCAGCACGTGGCAGAGGAGGGGCCGGGGCAAGCAGAAGTCGAGAAGCTCCAGGAAGAACTTAAAGTGGAGCCCCTGGAGGAAGTGGCCAGGGTGAAAGAAGAGGTATGGGAGGAGACCACTGTGAAGGGGGAGGAGATagagcccaggctggagaccGCCGAGAAGGGCTGCCAGACTGAAGCCAGCTCTGAGCGGCCCTTCAGCTGCGAGGTGTGTGGCCGATCCTACAAGCACGCCGGCAGCCTCATCAACCACCGGCAGAGCCACCAGACCGGCCACTTTGGCTGTCAGGCCTGCTCCAAGGGCTTCTCAAACCTCATGTCCCTCAAGAACCACCGGCGCATCCATGCAGATCCCCGACGTTTCCGCTGCAGCGAGTGTGGGAAGACCTTCCGCCTGCGGAAACAGCTGGCCAGCCACCAGCGGGTCCACATGGAGCggcgtgggggtgggggcaccCGAAAGGCAACTCGGGAAGATCGGCCCTTCCGCTGTGGGCAGTGCGGGCGGACCTATCGCCATGCTGGCAGCCTCCTGAATCACCGGCGCAGCCACGAGACGGGCCAGTACAGCTGCCCCACCTGCCCCAAGACCTACTCCAACCGCATGGCCCTGAAGGACCACCAGAGGCTGCACTCAGAGAATCGGCGGCGACGGGCTGGACGGTCCAGGCGCACAGCTGTGCGTTGCGCCCTCTGTGGCCGCGGCTTCCCTGGCCGGGGATCTTTGGAGCGGCACCTGCGGGAGCATGAGGAGGAGACAGAAAGGGAGCCAGCCAATGGCCAGGGAGGCCTGGATGGCACAGCGGCCAGTGAGGTGAACCTGGCTGGCAGCCAGGGACTAGAGGCCCAATTGGGTGGTGCTGAGCCAGTACCCCACCTGGAGGATGGAGTCTCAAGGCCAGGGGAGCGCAGTCAGAGCCCCATCAGGGCAGCAAGCTCAGAAGCCCCAGAGCCACTGTCCTGGGACGCAGGGAAGGCAGGTGGGTGGCCAGTAGGTGGGGGACTGGGGAATCATAGTGGAGGCTGGGTTCCTCAGTTCCTGACCAGGTCAGAGGAGCCAGAGGACAGTATCCACAGGAGTCCTTGCCACACTGGTGACTGCCAGCTCAATGGACCTACTTTGAGTCACATggatagctgggacaacagagaCAACAGCTCTCAGCTGCAGCCAGGGAGCCACTCCTCCTCTTGCAGCCAGTGTGGCAAGACTTACTGCCAGTCGGGCAGCCTCTTGAACCACAACACCCACAAGACAGACCGACACTATTGCCTGCTCTGCTCCAAAGAGTTCTTGAATCCTGTGGCCACAAAGAGCCACAGCCACAACCACATAGATGCCCAGACCTTTGCCTGTCCTGACTGTGGCAAGGCCTTTGAGTCCCACCAGGAACTGGCCAGCCACCTGCAGGCTCATGCCCGGGGCCACAGCCAGGTGCCAGCCCAGATGGAGGAGGCCAGAGATCCCAAAGCTGGGACTGGGGAGGACCAGGTGGTTCTCCCTGGTCAAGGGAAAGCCCGGGAGGCCCCATCAGAAacccccagaggcccaggagagaGTGTGGAGACAGCCAGGGGAGGACAAGCGGTGACGTCCATGGCGGCTGAGGACAAGGAGCGGCCCTTCCGCTGCACCCAGTGCGGGCGCTCCTACCGCCACGCTGGTAGCCTGCTTAACCACCAGAAGGCCCACACCACAGGGTTGTACCCCTGCTCCCTCTGTCCCAAACTTCTCCCTAACCTGCTGTCTCTTAAGAACCACAGCAGGACCCACACGGACCCCAAGCGCCACTGCTGCAGCATCTGTGGCAAGGCCTTCCGGACAGCTGCCCGGCTGGAGGGCCACAGGCGGGTCCACGCACCCCGGGAGGGGCCTTTCACCTGCCCCCGTTGTCCCCGCCACTTCCGCCGCCGAATCAGCTTCGTgcagcaccagcagcagcacCAGGAGTGGACAGTGGCTGGCTCCG gAGCCCCAGTGGCACCAGCAACGGGCAGAGGGGACTTGCCATtgccccctccacccacccccacgACCCCGCTCCTGGATCCTTCACCCCAGTGGCCTGCAGACCTCAGCTTCTCCCTCTGA
- the ZNF668 gene encoding zinc finger protein 668 — protein MEVEAAEARSPAPGYKRSGRRYKCLSCTKTFPNAPRAARHAATHGPADCSEEVAEVKPKPETEAKAEEASGDKVSGSAAKPRPYACPLCPKAYKTAPELRSHGRSHTGEKPFPCPECGRRFMQPVCLRVHLASHAGELPFRCAHCPKAYGALSKLKIHQRGHTGERPYACADCGKSFADPSVFRKHRRTHAGLRPYSCERCGKAYAELKDLRNHERSHTGERPFLCSECGKSFSRSSSLTCHQRIHAAQKPYRCPACGKGFTQLSSYQSHERTHSGEKPFLCPRCGRMFSDPSSFRRHQRAHEGVKPYHCEKCGKDFRQPADLAMHRRVHTGDRPFKCLQCDKTFVASWDLKRHTLVHSGQRPFRCEECGRAFAERASLTKHSRVHSGERPFHCNACGKSFVVSSSLRKHERTHRSSEAAGVPPAQELVVGLALPVGVAGESSAAPAAGAGLGDPPAGLLGLPPESGGVMATQWQVVGMTVEHVECPDAGVREAPGPLEGAGEAGAEEADEKPPQFVCRECKETFSTMTLLRRHERSHPELRPFPCTQCGKSFSDRAGLRKHSRTHSSVRPYTCPHCPKAFLSASDLRKHERTHPVPMGTPTPLEPLVALLGMPEEGPA, from the exons atggaagtggaggctgcagaggccCGGTCCCCAGCCCCCGGCTACAAGCGTTCGGGCCGCCGCTACAAGTGCCTATCCTGTACCAAGACATTTCCAAATGCGCCCAGGGCAGCGCGCCACGCTGCCACACATGGGCCGGCAGACTGCTCTGAGGAGGTGGCCGAGGTGAAGCCAAAGCCAGAGACAGAAGCTAAGGCAGAGGAAGCCAGTGGGGACAAGGTGTCAGGCTCCGCGGCTAAGCCTAGGCCCTATGCGTGTCCGCTATGCCCCAAGGCCTACAAGACGGCACCCGAGCTGCGCAGCCACGGGCGCAGCCACACGGGGGAGAAGCCCTTTCCATGCCCCGAGTGCGGCCGCCGCTTCATGCAGCCGGTGTGCCTGCGCGTGCACCTGGCCTCGCACGCTGGCGAACTGCCCTTCCGCTGTGCGCACTGCCCCAAGGCCTATGGCGCGCTCTCCAAGCTCAAGATCCACCAGCGCGGCCACACAGGCGAGCGGCCCTACGCCTGCGCCGACTGCGGCAAGAGCTTTGCTGACCCTTCAGTGTTCCGCAAGCACCGGCGTACTCACGCTGGCCTGCGGCCCTACAGCTGCGAGCGTTGCGGGAAAGCCTACGCGGAGCTAAAGGACCTCCGCAACCATGAGCG GTCCCACACCGGCGAGCGCCCCTTCCTCTGCTCCGAGTGCGGGAAGAGCTTCTCTCGCTCATCCTCGCTCACGTGCCACCAGCGCATCCACGCGGCACAGAAGCCCTACCGCTGCCCGGCCTGCGGCAAGGGCTTCACACAGCTCAGTTCCTACCAGAGCCACGAGCGCACGCACTCGGGGGAGAAGCCCTTCCTGTGCCCGCGCTGCGGCCGCATGTTCTCCGACCCCTCGAGCTTCCGTCGCCACCAGCGCGCCCATGAGGGGGTGAAGCCGTACCATTGCGAGAAGTGTGGCAAGGACTTCCGGCAGCCAGCGGACCTGGCCATGCACCGGCGTGTGCACACGGGCGACCGGCCGTTCAAGTGCCTGCAGTGTGACAAGACGTTCGTGGCGTCCTGGGACCTCAAGCGGCACACGCTGGTGCACTCTGGCCAGCGGCCCTTCCGCTGTGAGGAGTGCGGGCGAGCCTTCGCCGAGCGTGCCAGCCTCACGAAGCACAGCCGGGTGCACTCGGGGGAGCGCCCCTTCCACTGTAACGCGTGTGGGAAATCCTTTGTGGTGTCGTCGAGCCTGAGGAAGCACGAGCGGACCCATCGAAGCAGTGAGGCCGCGGGGGTGCCCCCTGCACAGGAGCTGGTGGTGGGGTTGGCGCTGCCTGTGGGCGTGGCAGGTGAGAGTTCAGCCGCCCCGGCAGCAGGGGCGGGGCTAGGGGACCCTCCAGCAGGGCTGCTAGGGCTGCCCCCGGAGTCAGGTGGTGTGATGGCCACACAGTGGCAGGTGGTGGGCATGACGGTGGAGCATGTGGAATGCCCAGATGCTGGTGTCCGGGAGGCTCCGGGTCCCTTGGAAGGGGCAGGCGAGGCGGGGGCTGAGGAGGCTGACGAGAAGCCCCCCCAGTTTGTGTGCCGAGAGTGCAAGGAGACCTTCTCCACAATGACGCTGCTGCGTCGGCACGAGCGCTCACACCCGGAGCTCCGGCCCTTCCCCTGCACCCAGTGCGGCAAAAGCTTCTCTGACCGGGCTGGGCTGCGCAAACACAGCCGCACTCACAGCTCAGTGCGCCCCTACACCTGCCCCCATTGTCCCAAGGCCTTCTTGAGTGCCAGCGACCTGCGCAAGCATGAACGCACCCACCCTGTGCCCATGGGGACCCCCACACCCCTGGAGCCCCTGGTGGCTTTGCTAGGAATGCCTGAAGAGGGGCCGGCCTGA